The Triticum aestivum cultivar Chinese Spring chromosome 3A, IWGSC CS RefSeq v2.1, whole genome shotgun sequence genome includes a region encoding these proteins:
- the LOC123059413 gene encoding uncharacterized protein — protein sequence MLIRGLGFLVVTWTTVVLLGGFVSLLHKKDFWSLTVITLIQISRVVDNYGGENWSSFAASSRGLNAVRSVFARGRMDDDNIRAVLLVKQILGCIAFWVQLATYAILLLCSAAVIFHAGPFIAIGVSLWRLKQHDYGNSDGDSSTANMKPALDVLYIIVVVQGAIINYSLMLNALVPKKLVAVVAKIYGFEGPGVALVKKYMIETRKGCAKHPSFAKGRNLVTYAVDLMAHDKLPQDYLSGLKILRTILGPLDQMKSNKFKEQRMLIRQLILYAPSSHIFRRLLVLSNPRGYPYGTEKSAQREMTKHAASIVVHIADGASEEQIPQVIQCMSSLMGTFEESEHYPEEEDYLKRLWECLHVLFLFAADENNCILIIHARGLLTKILTPLTSDHYHQNNHEDWGDVLAESLKLINRLTTVHGHGQTLLRDISTNQEAVEPMNRILGCAECDDKEQKALIIRIFTELHVQVQLPNRVNFIEMLADIYTYTAVGSTRIPGPARIAALEALAKLCSRDGSNARIILQVNGSAVYSFTGDLDAASNGYCRYHISVAEILQHACLHYTRDDECLGVLKGSMTYVMPKVLTKILTGQEGAASQNNCQHRIIQKQQIEKALLSLGVTVHEMFISADQDLAVHFDGAIGEFSLPVKLREMVQRNSDPTASCLIILKLISRMVISMMKCRGSRYPKPDLESLVDALWKACSRKMYFIDSSMDFASGDHAAKPHRILDSFVIEAMELVRNYRETEVMSPHTIVGGELSSN from the exons GGTGGTCGATAACTATGGGGGTGAGAACTGGAGCTCATTTGCGGCGTCATCAAGGGGATTGAATGCGGTACGCTCAGTATTTGCACGGGGCAGGATGGATGATGACAATATAAGAGCTGTACTGTTGGTTAAGCAAATTTTAGGATGTATTGCATTCTGGGTCCAACTAGCGACGTACGCCATTCTATTATTATGCAGTGCTGCTGTTATCTTTCATGCGGGGCCGTTTATCGCTATCGGGGTTTCCCTGTGGCGTTTAAAACAGCATGATTACGGTAACTCTGATGGAGATTCTAGCACAGCAAACATGAAGCCGGCCCTTGATGTCTTGTACATCATTGTTGTGGTCCAAGGTGCAATCATTAACTACAGTCTAATGCTCAATGCTCTTGTGCCGAAAAAGCTAGTGGCCGTAGTGGCCAAAATATACGGCTTCGAAGGTCCAGGTGTCGCATTAGTTAAGAAATACATGATAGAAACAAGGAAGGGATGCGCGAAGCACCCGTCGTTCGCCAAAGGAAGGAACCTGGTGACATATGCTGTGGACCTGATGGCGCATGATAAGTTGCCTCAAGACTACCTCTCCGGGTTGAAGATCCTGAGAACAATCCTCGGACCACTGGACCAGATGAAATCGAATAAGTTTAAGGAGCAGCGCATGCTAATAAGACAGCTGATCTTGTACGCACCATCCAGCCACATCTTCCGCCGCCTGTTGGTCCTATCAAATCCGAGAGGCTACCCATATGGCACAGAAAAGAGTGCACAAAGAGAGATGACCAAGCACGCAGCGAGTATAGTGGTGCACATAGCAGACGGGGCCAGTGAGGAGCAGATTCCCCAAGTGATCCAGTGCATGTCATCACTGATGGGCACATTCGAAGAAAGTGAGCATTATCCCGAGGAGGAGGACTACCTGAAGCGGTTGTGGGAATGTCTGCATGTTCTTTTTTTGTTCGCAGCCGACGAGAACAATTGTATACTCATCATCCACGCTCGAGGTTTGCTCACCAAGATCCTGACGCCTCTAACCTCCGACCACTACCACCAAAATAATCATGAAGATTGGGGGGACGTACTAGCGGAATCACTGAAACTGATTAACCGGCTCACGACTGTTCATGGTCATGGACAAACCCTGCTTCGGGATATCTCAACCAACCAGGAAGCAGTCGAGCCAATGAACAGGATTCTCGGGTGTGCTGAATGTGATGATAAAGAACAGAAGGCATTGATCATAAGGATTTTCACCGAACTACACGTGCAGGTGCAGCTCCCAAACAGAGTAAATTTCATCGAGATGCTAGCAGACATCTACACTTACACTGCCGTCGGCTCCACCAGAATACCTGGGCCAGCCAGAATAGCGGCACTTGAAGCACTGGCGAAGCTATGTTCCCGAGATGGAAGCAATGCCAGGATTATTTTACAAGTAAATGGTTCTGCAGTTTACTCTTTCACAGGGGATCTTGACGCTGCAAGTAATGGATATTGCAGATACCATATAAGTGTAGCGGAAATCCTACAGCATGCTTGTCTCCATTACACTAGGGATGATGAATGCCTCGGAGTACTCAAGGGATCCATGACTTACGTGATGCCAAAG GTGCTCACCAAAATACTTACAGGTCAAGAAGGCGCTGCTTCGCAAAATAATTGCCAGCACAGGATAATTCAAAAACAGCAAATAGAGAAAGCTCTATTATCCCTTGGCGTGACAGTACATGAGATGTTCATCAGTGCTGATCAGGATTTGGCTGTTCATTTTGATGGCGCAATTGGTGAATTTAGCCTTCCGGTGAAGCTCAGGGAGATGGTACAAAGAAACAGTGACCCCACGGCAAGTTGCCTTATTATACTTAAGCTTATCAGCAGAATGGTCATATCGATGATGAAATGCAGAGGTAGCAGATACCCCAAGCCAGACTTGGAGAGCTTGGTGGATGCACTGTGGAAGGCTTGCAGCAGAAAGATGTATTTTATTGACAGCTCCATGGATTTCGCAAGCGGTGACCACGCAGCGAAGCCTCACAGGATTCTGGATTCATTTGTCATAGAAGCAATGGAGCTTGTTCGCAACTACAGGGAAACGGAAGTCATGTCGCCCCATACCATTGTCGGTGGGGAGCTCTCATCCAATTAA